The DNA window GTGCGGCCGGACCAGCTGCACGTGACGCTGGCGTACCTGCCCGCCGTGCCGCCGCAGCGCGTGCCGGAGTTGCGCGCCCTGGGCCAGGCCCTCGCGCCGCAGTTCGGCACGCTGGACGTCCGGCTGCGCGGCACCGGGTACTTCCCGAACGAGGGCAGCCCGCGCGTGTGGTTCGTCAAGGCCGAGGCCGAGGGCCTGACGGAACTCGCCGAGGCCCTGCGCGCCGGCATCCGCGACCTCGGCCTGCCGGTCGAGGACCTGCCCTTCCGGGCGCACGTCACGCTGGCCCGCAAGAAGGGCCCCGCGCCGCGGGTGCCGCCCCTGATCTTCGGCGCGGCGTGGCACGCGGGCAGCTTCACCCTCCAGCGCAGCCTGCTCCAGAAGACCGGCCCCATCTACGAGCAGGCCGGCGCGTTCCATCTGCGCGACCATCCCGCCACGCCGCCCCCCGCCTCCGAACCCGCCCCCCACGAATCCCCCCGCGCCCCACAGGAGCCGACATGAGCAAGGACAACCCCAAGGACATCTCCTCCCCCAACGACAGCAAGGAGCGCGCCAAGGCCATCGAGACGGCCATGAGCCAGATCGAGAAGGCCTTCGGCAAGGGCAGCATCATGAAGCTCGGCGCCGAGAGCAAACTGGACGTGCAGGTCGTGTCCACCGGCAGCCTGAGTCTGGACCTGGCGCTGGGCGTCGGCGGCATTCCGCGCGGCCGCGTGACCGAGATCTACGGCCCGGAATCCGGCGGCAAGACCACCCTGGCCCTCGCCATCGTCGCGCAGGCCCAGAAAGCCGGCGGCACGTGCGCGTTCATCGACGCCGAGCACGCCCTCGACCCGGTGTACGCCCGCGCGCTGGGCGTGAACACCGACGAACTGCTGGTGTCGCAGCCCGACAACGGCGAGCAGGCGCTGGAGATCATGGAACTGCTGGTCCGCAGCGGCGCCATCGACGTGGTCGTGGTGGACTCGGTGGCCGCCCTGACGCCCCGCGCCGAGATCGAGGGCGAGATGGGCGACTCGCTGCCCGGCCTGCAGGCCCGCCTGATGAGCCAGGCGCTGCGCAAGCTCACTGCGATCCTCTCCAAGACCGGCACCGCCGCGATCTTCATCAACCAGGTGCGCGAGAAGATCGGCGTGATGTACGGCAATCCCGAGACCACCACCGGCGGCCGCGCGCTGAAGTTCTACGCGTCCGTGCGCCTGGATGTCCGCAAGATCGGGCAGCCCGTCAAGCTGGGCAACGACGCGGTCGGCAACACCGTGAAGGTCAAGACCGTGAAGAACAAGGTCGCGCCGCCCTTCAAGGAAGTCGAACTCACCCTGATGTACGGCAAGGGCTTTGACCAGCTCAGCGACCTCGTGACGCTCGCCAGCGACATGGACATCATCAAGAAGTCCGGCAGCTTCTACTCCTACGGAGACGAGCGCATCGGCCAGGGCAAGGAAAAGGCCATCGCATACATCGCCGAGCGCCCCCAGATGGAAGACGAGATCCGCGAGCGCGTCCTGACCGCCATCCGCAGCGGCGGCGCCCCGGAACTGCCCACCGTCCCCGCCGTCGCCGAATAATCCCGCCCCGTCCCGGCGCCCCGCGAGCCCCACGGCCGCGGGGCGTTCATCTTGGCCTCCACGCCGTGCAGGACGGATATCCCGGCCCCGCCACTCCCCTGAAAGGCCCCGTCAATTCGGGGGCAGGAACTGCGGGTCGGCGGCATGGCTGAGACCTCGAAGCCCGTGCTGGACACGAAAAACCCGATGGCGGGCTGGCCGCATTAATGCGCCGGCGGGTCGTCCATGTAAGTCGCCTGAAAGTCTCCCCCCCTACCCTCGGATAAAGACCACGCGACGCGCGTGACCATCCCCTTTCCCCGACCCGGAGACGCCGTGCCCGACCCCCGAACGCCCCTCAATTCCGTCACCGCCGGCTTCACGCTGGTGGAACTGCTGATCGTGCTGGCCGTGCTGGGCATCCTGTTCGCCCTGGGCATCAGCAGCTACCGTTCGACCCTCAACCCGGCGCGTGACGCGGCCAGAACGGTGCACGCTGCATTCTTCACGCTGCGCAGTCAGGCCATGTCCAACACCCAGGCACGGCGGCTGGTGCTCGTCGGCAGTAAGAATCTAGTGCTGCAGAGTGCCCTGCGCTGCAGCGAGACCACCCAGACGAACTGGACGCAGATCGGCACGGTCGATCTGGGCACGTCCAGCCTGCCGCTGACCCTCACGGCCCCCACGCCGGCCACCACCGATCCGACCGTCCCCACGGGCACGAAACTCGTGGCGTGCTTCACCTCCCGCGGTCAGGCCAGCACCGCCGGCTCACTGAGAATCTCGGACACCAAACACGCCTATCTCGTGCAGGTGGCGCTGGGCGGGGGGGTGTACACGAGTGCGCAGTGAGGCCACGCGCGGTATCACCATCGTCGAGGTGCTGATCGCCATGCTGGTGCTCGGCATCGCCATGGGCGCCATCATGGGCGGTCTGCTGTCGAATACCAGCGTGAACAGCCGCGTGGGCCAGAAGGCCGAGGCGATCCGCATCACCGAGGAAAAACTGGAGGGCTACCGGCAACTCGGCAGCTACGCCGCCCTGAACGGCGCGGCGCCGCTCACCCAGACCGTCACGCGCAGCGGCCTGCCCTACACGGTCGTGACGACCTTCTGCCCGACCGACAAGCCCAGCACCATGGCCTGCAGCAACACGGCGATCTACATCCGCGTGGAGGTGACAAATGGCAACACGACCCTCTACAAGGCCGACACGTACTACACCCAGTTTGGGCAGGAGTAAGGTCGGCCAGCTCGCCGGATTCACACTGGTCGAACTGCTGATCGCCATGGCCCTGCTGCTGGCCGTCCTGACCATCGCCTTCAACATCTTCTCGAGCAGCAACCGGCTTGTCGAGAGCGATACCGGCCGCGTCATGGCGCAGCAGAACGCCCAGACGGCGCTGGACCTGATGGCCGCAGACGTGCGCGAGGCCGGGGAGAACCTGGAACTCGACCTGGGCATCTCCGGTCTGGAATTCAACAACGCCACACAGAGCCTCACGGTACGGCGCAGCATTCCGCCGCTGTCCACCGGGGTCAAGCTGGCCCGCCTGCCGCTGTGCTACGTGTCCGGCAGCAGCGTACAGGTCGTGGGGGCCGTGCCCGGCAGCACCACGGCCACCTCGCGCTGCACCTACAGCGACGGCAACAGCGACGGCGAGGACGACAACGTGATGCCGTGGCGCACGTATCTCACGGCGCAGAGCGGCGTTCCCCAGGCCGCGCTGCTGTACCGCCCCGCGTCCGGCGGCACGCCCGCCCTCGTGCAGAGCACCACGGTCCAGAGCGTTCAGGCCCAGACCACCCAGGTGACCTCGGGTGTGACGGTCAAGCGTGTCAACGTCGTCCTCGGCGCGGCGGTGCCCTCTGCCTTCACGCCGGCCAACAACAGCCTGCTGATCCTCGTGGACGAGCGCCGTTACATGCTGGTGGGCAGCGAACTGCGCCTGGCCCTGGGGGGCCAGACCGATGCCCAGGCGCAGCCCATGGCCTTCGGCGTGACCGGCCTCACGCTGAGCGCCACCTTGACCGACCCCACGGAAACCGTGTCCAGCATGAGCCTGACCGGACCCTTCTCGCGCGTCAAGAACATCGTGATCGGCCTGAGCGCCCAGAACGCGGGCCAGGGCAAAAGCACCACCCGCACCTTCCAGTCGACCATCTTCCCGCGCAACATCGAGACGGCGCGCAGCACTCCGGGAGCCCCATGAAACAGTCCAATGGCGGGTTCGCCCTGATCGTCGCCCTGTCCCTGGTGGTGGTGCTGGCGATCGTCCTCGTCACGTACTCGACACTGACGGTCGGGAATGCCCGTACCTCGGCCAGCAGCGGCAACTCCACCGCCGGCTTCTACGCCGCAGAGGCCGCCCTGAACGCCCGCGCCGAACAGATCCGCCAGAAGTACAAGGGGTTCACCGTACCCAGCGGCACCTCGCCCAGCGACACCACGCCCTGCCAGGGCACCAACCTGGGCACCGGCGACTTCGCGTGCCAGAGCGCCACGGTGGGCGGCCGGGCCGTCACCAGCTACGCCAAGATGGGCGCCACCCAGAGCATCACCATTCCCCAGGGCGAGGACTTCGAGTTCCTGAACGCCCAGGAAACCCCCACGACCGTGTACGGCCAGGCGGTCGGCGCCACCGGCAACCCGGAGGCGATTGCCAGCCTGGTCTTCCGCAGCCGTCTGGTGCCCCTGTTCCAGTTCGCCGTGTTCTTCGACAAGGATCTGGAATTCACGAACACCGCCCCGCTCGATCTGAGCGGCCCGGTGCACACCAACGGCAACCTGTTCCTGGATGCGGGCAGCAGTTCCACCCTGAACATCCAGGGCCAGACGACGGCGTCCAACGGCATTTACCGCGGCTGGAAACATGACAATGGCTGCAGCGGCACCGTCAACATTGCGGACGACAGCGGCACCCTACGCTCGATCAACTGCGGCACTGGGCGCACCCAGCTCGCGGCGGCGGATCTGAGGGCCACCTTTGGCAACCAGGTCAAGACCCTGCCGGTGCTGGACGTGCCGACCATAGCCGACATGCAGCCGCGCAGCACCGCCCAGTACTGGCAGAAGGCCGATGTCCGAATCGTGTTGAAGCTCACCGCTGGCACGAGCAGCGTGGGCACGTGGACGCCATACTTCGTGCGCGCCGACGGAACCCAGATCACCGGAATCACCTGCACAGCCCTGACCGCGTCCCAGACTTTCCGCGACAACCGCGAGGCCCAGTACTGGGAGGACAGCACTAAGGGCAACAACGCGAACCGGGCCAAGCGGGTCACACTGGACGTGGACGTCCGCAAGCTCCTGGCGTGCATGCAGGCCAACCGTACCCTGCTGGGCCTGAATCCCAGCGGCATTGCCGAGACCACAGAGGGCGGTCTGGTCGTGTACATGACCTTCGACGACACCACTGGGAGCTCCATGTTGACCAGCGTTCTGGCGGGCGCGACAGCCAGCGGCTCGATCTCGCAGGGCAGCAGCACGCCCAACAACTATGCGGTGCGCCTGGAGAACGGGGCCACGTTGCGTTCGACCACCGGCAGCGATCCGATTCCGGCGGGGCTGACCGTGGTGACAGACGAGGCCATGATCGTACAGGGCGACTTCAATGCGGCTGATACCCGTGCCCAGGGCTGGATTCCTGCGTCGCTGCTCGCCGACTCGGTCAACGTGCTCTCGAACGGCTGGACCAACAGTCAGCCGTGCCAGTACAAGGTTGTGTTCAACAACACCTCCCGGACCTACTGGATGACCCAGACTCCGAAGGCCACGGGCACCCCCGCCACCTGGGTGTGGTATCAGCCGCCCAACTCGGGGGGTCAGTGGATGGATTACGCTCTCCTGAACAGTGCCCAGCGTCCCTACGCCACCTCATCGACGTACACCCTGACGGTCAACATGCCCTCGACCCTGTCCTCGACCCAGAAGTGGTACGCGTACCCGACCAGCAGCTATTCCAGCGGCGTCTACGCTGATTCTGCCGCCGACGACGCGAAGTCCACCCTTCCTCTGTGGTGCCGCAACGTGGTGGCCAGTACCAACGCCACCACAGGCGTCACGGCCGGAAGCATCGTCCACGCGGCTGTCCTGGCCGGCACGGCCACCACGGGCCTGGAGGGCGTGCTGTACCCGAATCCCACCGTTCCCGCCCAGAGCGGCGGCGTGCACAACATGATGCGCTTCAGCGAGGACTGGGGTAGCAACAACACCAATCCCAACGGCGTCATTGATTATGCCTACAGCGGCTCGCTGGTCAGCCTGAGTAAACCCCTGCACGCCATCGGCGACTTCCAGTTGGGTGATTCCCGCTTCTACAACCCGCCGCACCGTGTCTGGCGGTTCGAGACCCTCTTCAAGGACGCCGCCAACCTGCCGCCGCTGACGCCGCGCTTCGTGTACCTCAAGCAGGACAACTTCACCCGGCAGTTCGAGCAGCCCTGAGCCGATCGGCCTACGTCCCCTCCCACTTTCGGCGGATTCCGGAACCGGCGGTGTGCAGCATACTCAGGACAGCAAGGTGTGGGGCAACCACATGGGAGCATCGACAACCCACGCCAAGCGAGACCCCCACCCGAGTGAAGGTGGGGGTTCTGCGTGTTCGGGCGTAGGTCAGCGGCGCCGGGTGAGTTGCCACGCCCCGGGCAGCAGCAGTGCGGCCAGGCCCAGCTTGAGCGCGTCGCCGGGCAGGAAGGGGAGCAGGCCGGCGGTCAGCAGGGCGCGCCCGTGCAGGCCGGTGGTGACGCTCAGCCACGGCAGGCCGACGGCGTAGATGACGGCCGTGCCGAGCAGCATCGCCGCGGCGGTGCCCACGACACGCCGGTCGAGGGCGAGGCGTTCCATCAGCCAGCCGACCAGCGTGGCGGCGAGCAGGAAGCCGATCAGGTAGCCGCCGGTGGGCCCGGCCAGTTTGGCGAGGCCGGCCGCGCCGCCCGCGAAGACCGGCAGGCCGAGCGTGCCGGCCGCGATGTACGTGCCCAGCGTGGCCGCGCCGCGTCGCCAGCCCAGCGCCGCGCCGACGAGCAGCACGCCCAGGGTCTGGAGCGTGACGGGCACGGGCTTCAGGGGAATCTCGACCTGGGCGAGCAGGGCGATCAGCAGCGCGCCGCCGAGGACGAGCGCGACGTCGCGCGTGAGGGTGCGCTGTGGGGCGAGGGTCTGGGCGAGGGTGGGATGCGTGGCGTGGGTCATGGTCGGCTCCTCTGAACGGGGGTGGGGGGAAGGATCACGGCGGTGGAGCGCCGGCGAGGGCGCCGATCAGCTCGACATCCCCGGCGCTGACGGTGCGGGTCCCGGCGGGGGTATCCACGATCAGGCTGCCGCGCGCGTCGAGCGCCGTGGCGGTGCCCTCGACGTCGCCCTGGGGTGTGTGCACGCGCACGGGGCGGCCCAGCGTGACGCTCGCGGCCGTCCACGCGGCGCGCACGTCGGGGCCGGGTGCGGCCAGCCAGTGCGCCAGGGCGTCCAGCACGCGGCCGAGCAGATCGGCGCGGGTCACCTCGGGCCGCCACTCGCCCACGGCGGCGGCGCCGGGCGGGGCGTGGTGCACGTTCACGCCGATGCCGACGATCACACGCCGCGCTTCCTCGCCGCGCAGGTCGGCCTCGACGAGGATGCCCGCGAGCTTGCGGCCGTCCGGCGCGAGCACGTCGTTGGGCCACTTCAGGCCGCCCACGCCGCACGCCGCGTGCACGGCGACCCCGGCGGCCAGCGGCAGCAACCCGAGGTCCGCCAGTGCCAGGGGCACGCCGGACTCGGGGCGCAGCAGCACGCTGAACACAAGGCTGCCGCCGGTGGTGTCCCACACCCGGCCACGTCGCCCGCGTCCGGCGGTCTGCCGCTCGGCCACCACGACCGCGCCGTGCGGAGCGGGGGAGAGCGGGTCGTCGGCCCACGCGCGCATCTCGTCCTGGGTGCTGCCGACCGTGCCCGCGTAGCGCAGCACGCGGCCCAGAGTGCCGGTCACGTGCACCAGCGCGGGGGCGGGCGTGCCGGGCGCCACGGCGTACCCGGCGCGGGTGACGTGCACCGGCACCCCCTGATCCTGAAGCTGGTGCGCCAGGGTGCGGACGGTCACGCGGCCCACGCCCAGCCGCGCGCCCAGCGTGTCGCCGGACTGGGGGTCGGCGGTCAGCAGGGGCAGCAATCGGGCGGGCATCCGTTCAGTGTTCTACGCGACTTGCTGAACGAAGGCAAGGCAGGCCCCGGCGCGCGCGGCGCGGCGACGACGGTGGCGCATGTCAGGGAGGGGTCAGACTGCCTTTGCTAGACTGGGTGCATGGCGATGGTGCGGCACACGAGGCAGCGGGCGGCGGTGATCGAGGTTCTTCAGGCCTCGCGCGAGCATCCCGACGCGGCCGCCATCCATGCGGCGGTGCGCGAGCGGCTGCCCAGCGTGAGCCTCGGCACCGTGTACCGCACGCTGGACGCGCTGGTGCGCGACGGCGTGGTCGTGACCCTGGAGCGCGCCGGGCAGGCCACCCGCTACGACTGGCGGGCCGGCACCGCGCATCACCACGCGGTGTGCCGCTCGTGCGGCGCGATCTTCGATGTGGACGCCCTGACCCTCCCCGGGGTCCCGGCGGCCGGCCTGCCCGGTGGGTTCCGCGTGACCGACGTGCACCTCGAGTTCATGGGCGTGTGCGTGTCGTGCCAGGCGGCGTCAAGCGGCGCGGCCACGGAACCCGCCGGCGCGTAACGTCCCGTCTGGCCGGCGTCACGGCCGGGTGGCATCCACGAAGCGCTCCCGGCCGGTCAGATCCGCGTGCACCGTGACGGCCCACCCGGCGGTGTCCAGGTCGTGCGCCAGCGTGCGGACGTTGCGCGGATCGAGTTCCAGCAGCAGCCGCCCGCCGGGGACCAGCGCGGCCGTCGCCCCTGCGGCCAGCCGCCGGGCGATGTCCAGGCCGTCCGGGCCGCTGTAGAGGGCCAGGGTGGGGTCGTGCTCCACCTCGGGCGAGGCACCCGTGCGGTCGGCGTCCGGCAGGTACGGGGGGTTGGAGACGATCACGTCGAAGACGCCGGGCACGCCGTCCAGCAGGTCGGCATGCAGGATGGTCACGTCCAGACCGTTGCGGCGGGCGTTCTCCCGGGCCAGCGTCAGGGTGCCCTCGCTGACGTCGGTGGCGGTGACCCGCGCGTCCGGCCGGGCCGCCCGGATGCCTAGCGCCAGCGCGCCGGTGCCGGTGCCCACGTCCAGCACGCGCGGCGCAGTCACGCCGGCCAGCGCGCGGAGACTCAGGTGCAGCAGCCACTCGGTCTCCGGGCGGGGCACCAGGGCGCGCGGATCGGCAGCCAACAGCACACCGCCCCACTCCAGCGGGCCCAGCAGGTACTGGAGCGGCTCACGCGCGGCCCGGCGCGCCAGCAGCGCCGAGAGCGTGGCCTCCTCGGCGGGCGTGACGGGCAAGTCGCCGCCCGTGACGAGGGCGGTGGGGCTCACGTTCAGGGCGTGCAGCAGCAGCGCGCGGGCGTCCACCTCCGGGGAGGGCACGCCCGCGCGCGTGAGCTGCTCCGTCGCCGCGCGCAGCCGCTCACGCCGCGTGGGCACTCAGCCGTGCCGGGGCCGGATGATCAGCCGGCGGCTGGCGCCCTCGCCGACCGACTCGCTCATCACGTCCGGGTGCTCCTTCAGGGCGATGTGGATCACGCGACGCTCGGCGGCGGGCATGGGCTGCATCTCGTGCGCCTCGCCGCTCTTAGCGACCTGCACCGCGAGGCGCTCGGCGAGTTTGGTCAGGGTGTCGGCCTGCCGCTTGCGGAAGCCGCCGACGTCCACCCGCACGCGCAATTCGCCGCGCCCGTCCTGCTTGGCGAGCACGGTGTACGCGAGCACCTCGATGGCGCCCAGGGTGCGGCCGTCCCGCCCGGCCAGCCGCGCGGCGCTCTCGCCGGTGATGTCGGCCTCCAGGGCGTCGCCACTGTCGTGCACATTCACGCTCAGCGAGGGGTCGATGCGCGACACCAGGCCGCGCAGGAAGCGTTCCAGAACCACCACCGGCGCTTCGTGGGCCGCCTCCAGCGCGGGCGCCGCGCTCTGCGCCGTCTCCGGGGCGGGTGGGGGCAGTTCGCTCTCGTCGGCGTCACTGATCCCCAGCCCCGCGAGGTAATCGTCGAGGTTCGTCCGGTTGTCCATGCTCCGCAGTCTACAGTGCGCCTCTCACTTCTCTCCCACGCAGGGCGCGTCCAGGGCGCGGCCCCGCGCCGTCACTCCGGGGGCCGCGCCGCGTGCGCCGCGAAGGCCCGCGCGCTGCGTTCCAGCATGGCGTACACGTCCTCGAAGCCGTCTGGGCCGCCGTAGTACGGGTCCGGGACGTCCGCGCCGGGCGCCTCAGCGTCAAAGTCGCGTATCAGCACGACGCGGGCCCGCGCGCCCGGCGGACTCTGATGCCGGGCGTCGGCCGCGTTCTGGGCGTCCATGGCGAGGATCACGTCCTGGGTGTGGAAGTCTGCCGTGCTCAGCTGCCGGGCGCGGCCGTCCAGCGTCAGGCCGTGGCGCCGGGCCACCTCGCGGCTGCGCGGATCGGCGGGGCGGCCCACGTGCCACTCGCCGGTGCCGGCCGAGTCCACCACGGCGCCGACCCCGGCGGCGTCCAGTTCCCGCCGCAGTAGCGCCTCCGCCAGCGGACTGCGGCAGATGTTGCCCAGGCACAGCGCCAGCACGCGCAGCGGCGTCATCGGCGCTCCCGTGTGTGCAGGCCGTACACCAGGGCGCGCACCAGCCATTCCATCGGGCCGGAGCCAGTACGCGCGAGCCACCAGCGGCTGACGGGCAGTTGCAGCAGCGCGACGGCCAGGGCCAGCGCCAGCGCGCTCAGCGCGCCCCAGCGTCCCCACTGGGCGCCGGCATAGGGGTAGAACACGGTC is part of the Deinococcus metalli genome and encodes:
- a CDS encoding biotin transporter BioY, which gives rise to MTHATHPTLAQTLAPQRTLTRDVALVLGGALLIALLAQVEIPLKPVPVTLQTLGVLLVGAALGWRRGAATLGTYIAAGTLGLPVFAGGAAGLAKLAGPTGGYLIGFLLAATLVGWLMERLALDRRVVGTAAAMLLGTAVIYAVGLPWLSVTTGLHGRALLTAGLLPFLPGDALKLGLAALLLPGAWQLTRRR
- a CDS encoding pilus assembly FimT family protein is translated as MPDPRTPLNSVTAGFTLVELLIVLAVLGILFALGISSYRSTLNPARDAARTVHAAFFTLRSQAMSNTQARRLVLVGSKNLVLQSALRCSETTQTNWTQIGTVDLGTSSLPLTLTAPTPATTDPTVPTGTKLVACFTSRGQASTAGSLRISDTKHAYLVQVALGGGVYTSAQ
- the recA gene encoding recombinase RecA, producing the protein MSKDNPKDISSPNDSKERAKAIETAMSQIEKAFGKGSIMKLGAESKLDVQVVSTGSLSLDLALGVGGIPRGRVTEIYGPESGGKTTLALAIVAQAQKAGGTCAFIDAEHALDPVYARALGVNTDELLVSQPDNGEQALEIMELLVRSGAIDVVVVDSVAALTPRAEIEGEMGDSLPGLQARLMSQALRKLTAILSKTGTAAIFINQVREKIGVMYGNPETTTGGRALKFYASVRLDVRKIGQPVKLGNDAVGNTVKVKTVKNKVAPPFKEVELTLMYGKGFDQLSDLVTLASDMDIIKKSGSFYSYGDERIGQGKEKAIAYIAERPQMEDEIRERVLTAIRSGGAPELPTVPAVAE
- the prmC gene encoding peptide chain release factor N(5)-glutamine methyltransferase, producing the protein MPTRRERLRAATEQLTRAGVPSPEVDARALLLHALNVSPTALVTGGDLPVTPAEEATLSALLARRAAREPLQYLLGPLEWGGVLLAADPRALVPRPETEWLLHLSLRALAGVTAPRVLDVGTGTGALALGIRAARPDARVTATDVSEGTLTLARENARRNGLDVTILHADLLDGVPGVFDVIVSNPPYLPDADRTGASPEVEHDPTLALYSGPDGLDIARRLAAGATAALVPGGRLLLELDPRNVRTLAHDLDTAGWAVTVHADLTGRERFVDATRP
- the thpR gene encoding RNA 2',3'-cyclic phosphodiesterase gives rise to the protein MKVKVKKAGGQEKRAAGHPAPPVDAEAQAVLARLAEPPLRPAPRDPAAPKRAAPGKPQQVRRGERRSGPVDDGHTPDTYRLFYALKVPRDVAGTLAQAQRHLKGNWRAVRPDQLHVTLAYLPAVPPQRVPELRALGQALAPQFGTLDVRLRGTGYFPNEGSPRVWFVKAEAEGLTELAEALRAGIRDLGLPVEDLPFRAHVTLARKKGPAPRVPPLIFGAAWHAGSFTLQRSLLQKTGPIYEQAGAFHLRDHPATPPPASEPAPHESPRAPQEPT
- a CDS encoding biotin--[acetyl-CoA-carboxylase] ligase produces the protein MPARLLPLLTADPQSGDTLGARLGVGRVTVRTLAHQLQDQGVPVHVTRAGYAVAPGTPAPALVHVTGTLGRVLRYAGTVGSTQDEMRAWADDPLSPAPHGAVVVAERQTAGRGRRGRVWDTTGGSLVFSVLLRPESGVPLALADLGLLPLAAGVAVHAACGVGGLKWPNDVLAPDGRKLAGILVEADLRGEEARRVIVGIGVNVHHAPPGAAAVGEWRPEVTRADLLGRVLDALAHWLAAPGPDVRAAWTAASVTLGRPVRVHTPQGDVEGTATALDARGSLIVDTPAGTRTVSAGDVELIGALAGAPPP
- a CDS encoding PilW family protein — its product is MGRSKVGQLAGFTLVELLIAMALLLAVLTIAFNIFSSSNRLVESDTGRVMAQQNAQTALDLMAADVREAGENLELDLGISGLEFNNATQSLTVRRSIPPLSTGVKLARLPLCYVSGSSVQVVGAVPGSTTATSRCTYSDGNSDGEDDNVMPWRTYLTAQSGVPQAALLYRPASGGTPALVQSTTVQSVQAQTTQVTSGVTVKRVNVVLGAAVPSAFTPANNSLLILVDERRYMLVGSELRLALGGQTDAQAQPMAFGVTGLTLSATLTDPTETVSSMSLTGPFSRVKNIVIGLSAQNAGQGKSTTRTFQSTIFPRNIETARSTPGAP
- a CDS encoding low molecular weight protein-tyrosine-phosphatase, translating into MTPLRVLALCLGNICRSPLAEALLRRELDAAGVGAVVDSAGTGEWHVGRPADPRSREVARRHGLTLDGRARQLSTADFHTQDVILAMDAQNAADARHQSPPGARARVVLIRDFDAEAPGADVPDPYYGGPDGFEDVYAMLERSARAFAAHAARPPE
- a CDS encoding type IV pilus modification PilV family protein; translated protein: MRSEATRGITIVEVLIAMLVLGIAMGAIMGGLLSNTSVNSRVGQKAEAIRITEEKLEGYRQLGSYAALNGAAPLTQTVTRSGLPYTVVTTFCPTDKPSTMACSNTAIYIRVEVTNGNTTLYKADTYYTQFGQE
- a CDS encoding Fur family transcriptional regulator, whose translation is MAMVRHTRQRAAVIEVLQASREHPDAAAIHAAVRERLPSVSLGTVYRTLDALVRDGVVVTLERAGQATRYDWRAGTAHHHAVCRSCGAIFDVDALTLPGVPAAGLPGGFRVTDVHLEFMGVCVSCQAASSGAATEPAGA
- a CDS encoding Jag family protein, which gives rise to MDNRTNLDDYLAGLGISDADESELPPPAPETAQSAAPALEAAHEAPVVVLERFLRGLVSRIDPSLSVNVHDSGDALEADITGESAARLAGRDGRTLGAIEVLAYTVLAKQDGRGELRVRVDVGGFRKRQADTLTKLAERLAVQVAKSGEAHEMQPMPAAERRVIHIALKEHPDVMSESVGEGASRRLIIRPRHG